TACAAATTCGCAAAATGTCTATCCTCTAACGAACCAAGCAGTCTTTAATCTTCTCGAAGCTACATATGGACGCAAGAAAAGGCAAAGTGTAACTAGTAAAATAACTGTACCCAATagattaaatttttcaaatgttGGGCTTAGAACATCAAATGGGCCTGATGGTGTTATTCTTGTACAGAATAAATCATATCCTAATAAACAAACACTTGAAGTGGATTCTAAGTTAGTTGGAACAGAAACAAGCTTTCCATTTTTCCCACTTAAGATCTGTCTAAAATGAGAAATAACAAAATGATCATTAATGGGCAATGTTGGAATGTAAGGAGCCGCCATGAATTCCTTCTTATCTGCATCTGTCATTAGTTCCTCTGGTTTACGTCTAGGGTTTAATATACTCTTAGGTAAATATGTCAATTGGCCATTTACTAACTCAAGCAATATCGCCTTAGTTGTAATATCAAACTTTGTATGTGACAAAGCCAtttgtttaatttgttCCGGAAAAAAGAATGCAGCAGTAATTGCAGATGGTTTAAATATTCCTTCAGTTGGATCGATTGTcattgatgaattagatttaGATTCATTTGGTATTAATGATTCATATAATTCAACTACAACTATTTTTTGCTCTGGAATTGGTTCATTACtgaaataagaataaattatcCAATATTCACCAAATACCATTGTAACTGGAGAAGTTGAATCAAAAACATCATTCTGCACTTgagaatataatatttcacCAGTAATAGTATCGATAACATTTAAAATAAGTTGATTGGAATCATTGTTATGAATGATGTAACTTGCTAAGTTTGggtataaatatttataaagaaCAGATCTGTCGCCTAATATAACACCAATATTTACGATAGGATCAGTATCCTTAGTTGcgaaagaaattaattcttcattttcgtTTAAATTATGTTTCCAAGATTGCTTAATctgatatttttgattaataatatagcCGTATACTCCTTGAGAATCATGATcacaaatataaattgtATTCTCATCTTtatctatattatttgtgtCTTCAACtccctttttttttgataaatcGACAACTAGTTTTTCATTAGATTGTGAAATTTTAACATAATACAGGTTTGAATTGCCTAAtctttctaatttttcaactaTTACATCatctgaaatatttttacttaGAGTTCCTTCAGTTGATTTACCCATTAGCATACCATTAGAAATTTTATAGGATTTATATAAACCATTGGCAGCAAAAACATACAAATTGCCTTCTGACTCATTGAATTCCATGGCAATTACATTGTTCAGTTCTGTTTCAATATTCCAAATAGCTAACCCTTTCATTACATCAATTGCACTAATTCTGCCATTTGAATCTACAACAGTTAACGATTTTAAAAATCCGAACTTCATATCTTGTTCTATCAAATATTGtgcttcatcatcatcattatcaaaagTAATTAGTTTTGTTAAGATCTGACCTggattataattattttcctttAGAAATTTCGATAGtctattaaaatttttagagATTCTTACCAAATAAGCTTCGAAAATACTGGAAGACATTgtttcatattttatttgttcaGCAACTGAATCTAATGAAGTagatttaatatcaataaaaacGTAGTCAACTATATTTGCAATAGACTCATCTTTAGTCCAAGTAGTTTTCAACTTATTATcaacaattgaataatagtaatatatTTCTCCTTCGGTGGCAGCTAAGACTTTCAAATTAGTAGAATTATCTGTAGATaagaattcaattttttgaaatttgggTGGTAATGTAATACGTAATGTATCCTTTGCATCTTCAACGAATAAGATCTCGTTgtcaataattttgatattatgCTGTAATTTTGGGTCAAACTCAGTACAAGAAGtcttaaaattttcaaattcattcaGTATTTCAATCTCAAATAATGTTTCAGTGTTAAAACTTATAAACTTACCACTTTTATCCTTTAAAACAAGCAttgtttcattaatatctaTCATTGAATCAACGATCTTATACTTCAAATTGGTTCTTAAGATAACCTCCCCAGTCAATTGGTTAATAACtgataatttagaaaattcatCATCCTGGTCACTGGCAGATAAAACAAAGAATCTATTATTTGGGGGGTCATCCATAATACAATTATAGTGACCAATGTTTTGTAGTTGCCAGTCCGTTATGTAAGCTTCATCCTCGTAAACCGCCTTAACTAGGGTTAGTTTTAGGACgtgaataataatactcaACCAAAAACTCTGTATAAACCTCATTTTTGCTTTGTAGTGTTTTTGCAGACTGAGAatgttaaatatttttgttaatatGTAAATTCGCTGCatttaaaatctaaaattaTGAGCCCTTCATCTACGatgtattaaaatattaattcttcaaagtTCAGGCGTTAATTTCTACAGACAGAATTCTGAATTGGGAAAAAACGAAAGTTTTGAGCTCCATTATTTATTAGCGTTCGAGTCCCCTTGAgaccaaaaaaaagagattgatttaataaataacatacgaattattaaaaaacttACTCTGGGAGGTTTGTatgtatttaaatatcCGATATCTATTTacctttatatttttttgttaaacATATACACATCCAATGGTTCTATATTAGTCCATTATATACAATTTAGCTCAACcatgaaattttgaaaatattcttgcaaaatgaaattatatattccaaaAGATTTACTTATGAAGTAGGTTTTGTTGGATCCTTAGTAATTGATAGTTCAGTAGTATCATTATCTGGATCATTTTCTCCCGGAAGCATTTTATCGGATTCCTCTTTGGAGGATTCTGGACTAACTACCGTTGGAAGAAACTTAATACTTAATGATGTATCTAGTGCTAAGCTAGTCCATGGGTTATACATAGTCCAAAGTTCTGGTATGTCTAGATCAGTAATGTTTCTCTTATCAGGGCCTAGTATTATACTTCTATTAGATCTCCTTAGCTTCTTTCTCTCAGTGATATCAGCTTCAGAGTTTTCATTAGGTTGTGAATCAGAGCTATCTATAAAGGAAACATTGGAAGAGTTAATTACATATTTGAGTGCCTTTTctctattttctttatttttcttaataaaattttgaatttcttcatcagtATTGGCCAATTGATTTCTTAAATGCTCGGAAGCTTCATTAacactattttttttttggaaagaTTCCAACATATCTAGATGAAATTCCAACTGATCCAAATAATCACTGAATGACATCGGTTTATATTGAATAGGGCCGAACCATTTAATGATAGGATTTTGTGACTCTGCTTGAGCTCTAACTAATGCAACACTTTGTTTAACTTCAGGTATATTAATTGACAAAATATTGCCACTAGTAGCATCTTTAACTTTCACTTTGTTAGGATCAATCCCTTcatgataaaatttaattaaatcgttaaataattttttatttcttaaacTTTTAACTTCTTCACACCATGGATCATATTTGATTATTGTTAGTCGAAGTGTTTCTAGACTCGACTGAAATAGGATGACAGAACCAAATAatagataaatatattttgagaAATGTTGATATTTAGTTTTAAACTGTTTATAACtatttgaagatttaaGCTTAAATTGGCtaattaattgaaagatttttGGCTTAGAGCTGGTCATTAATGAGCCATTAGCTGT
This genomic stretch from Henningerozyma blattae CBS 6284 chromosome 1, complete genome harbors:
- the EMC1 gene encoding Emc1p (similar to Saccharomyces cerevisiae YCL045C; ancestral locus Anc_1.29): MQRIYILTKIFNILSLQKHYKAKMRFIQSFWLSIIIHVLKLTLVKAVYEDEAYITDWQLQNIGHYNCIMDDPPNNRFFVLSASDQDDEFSKLSVINQLTGEVILRTNLKYKIVDSMIDINETMLVLKDKSGKFISFNTETLFEIEILNEFENFKTSCTEFDPKLQHNIKIIDNEILFVEDAKDTLRITLPPKFQKIEFLSTDNSTNLKVLAATEGEIYYYYSIVDNKLKTTWTKDESIANIVDYVFIDIKSTSLDSVAEQIKYETMSSSIFEAYLVRISKNFNRLSKFLKENNYNPGQILTKLITFDNDDDEAQYLIEQDMKFGFLKSLTVVDSNGRISAIDVMKGLAIWNIETELNNVIAMEFNESEGNLYVFAANGLYKSYKISNGMLMGKSTEGTLSKNISDDVIVEKLERLGNSNLYYVKISQSNEKLVVDLSKKKGVEDTNNIDKDENTIYICDHDSQGVYGYIINQKYQIKQSWKHNLNENEELISFATKDTDPIVNIGVILGDRSVLYKYLYPNLASYIIHNNDSNQLILNVIDTITGEILYSQVQNDVFDSTSPVTMVFGEYWIIYSYFSNEPIPEQKIVVVELYESLIPNESKSNSSMTIDPTEGIFKPSAITAAFFFPEQIKQMALSHTKFDITTKAILLELVNGQLTYLPKSILNPRRKPEELMTDADKKEFMAAPYIPTLPINDHFVISHFRQILSGKNGKLVSVPTNLESTSSVCLLGYDLFCTRITPSGPFDVLSPTFEKFNLLGTVILLVTLCLFLRPYVASRRLKTAWFVRG
- the MGR1 gene encoding Mgr1p (similar to Saccharomyces cerevisiae MGR1 (YCL044C); ancestral locus Anc_1.30), with amino-acid sequence MAVYTPPNKSTDNSSKSPTDTTDDSSRDIEKFYIRPSLGLKMWGPLVPASDNKTGLWALVGTQTVIGILCVQRFRMLRLRPISQSTSTLGFKKLSGRNIADIPSLNRFSTANGSLMTSSKPKIFQLISQFKLKSSNSYKQFKTKYQHFSKYIYLLFGSVILFQSSLETLRLTIIKYDPWCEEVKSLRNKKLFNDLIKFYHEGIDPNKVKVKDATSGNILSINIPEVKQSVALVRAQAESQNPIIKWFGPIQYKPMSFSDYLDQLEFHLDMLESFQKKNSVNEASEHLRNQLANTDEEIQNFIKKNKENREKALKYVINSSNVSFIDSSDSQPNENSEADITERKKLRRSNRSIILGPDKRNITDLDIPELWTMYNPWTSLALDTSLSIKFLPTVVSPESSKEESDKMLPGENDPDNDTTELSITKDPTKPTS